TGTGTTTTGTGCAGGGAGAAAGTCAACAAGCTACATTTCTCTAGGTTGGTGGCTGAGATTGGCAATTTTGAGTGTTGCCCAGGCTTGATTGACAGGCTGCCTGGACAGTGCTTGGGGTCTGCCTGCACTAGTGTGTGCTGCTGGCCGGCTGACTGGTTGTATAGGCTGGCTGGCTTTTGTTTCAAAGCTGGCTGGCTGTGTAGGTGATAGTGTAGgcttatttctttttctttttttttccaaCGTGTATAGCATTCAGCTAAGATATGTAGTATTATTTTGTTATGCAAcaatagaaaatatatatatagaattcaATTTGTATTTTATTGTTATAAAAATTTCTTATAAAACTACTATCTTGATGTAACTTAGAATTTCTATTATAGTCGTATCGTTGTCCTTGTACAATTCCTTAGCATTGAATTATTTATTTAacgtatatttattaattattaaagcaTAATTTAATCGGGTCTATTTGTCGATCTAGCGTCAATACTCGTCGTAGGAATAACTCACatctaacgtaaattcgaaatccAATTTCTCGCTAAAAGAAAGCTAACTTGACGCTTAAGTAATAGATGCGTGGAAAATCGAATCTTCCATTTGATGTAATTATCGAACAGAAATAATCACGTGCGTTGAAATCGACTTTCTATTAGCGTAAACCTCGAAGTAAAACACGTGCGTCAGAatgattattttattaaaaactatcgacACGTCGACATCGCGTACACATTTATCTAAGCTTGATTTAACGAGTCGTTACAGACTGTAAATCGTCTGCGAATGCGAAACCCTCGGTCAATCGATCTAGAGCAGAGTTCATAGTCGATTTTGTAACAAAAAAGAAGGGTAAATCATATCTAAAAGGGCCTACTCACTCACGAACAAAATTCAAAGGTGAACGCGCTGTCTTAAGCCATGATGCCCTTCTAAATTGAATCAACACAACAGTTAAATCTAGGTCACTTGGGATCTTAGCTCAGAAAATCCTCTACAACCAATATCCTACAAGCAGAGGATGATCAAATCCGCTTCGCCCACCCGTAGCCCTACTTTCGAGATGGAAACAACTTCTTATCCCTTTGGACATGGTCATTGCATATGTTGCTTACATAGCAACCAACCGGCTTAAACAATGTCTTAACCCAAAGGTTTTTTGCTATTGTAGGTCGGACCATTATGATCGATGCAATTACTAATAATACAAATAGTTCTAACAAGAAATTTATTTTTTTCGAAACTAAGAAATTTCTTTTATAGCAAATAGAAAAATTTTACATTTACACTATTAATTTTTCTTGGATACCATACCTGCATGCTTATTCAGAAAAAATAAACCAATAATTTCATTATTCAAACTCGTATAATTCCTTTCCACCACGAAATTTTCACTTAATAATTCGAGTCATTGTGGGTAAGAGCATGTCCATTATGGTCTCAATTAAAAAATTGGAACCAAACTTTCATTAGTGGCTTATGTGTGGTTATAATGGTTGCAAAATTTTTTCCCTCACTCCTTCCTTTTTTATTTTCGActcaatttttatttttcttattttcgATCAATGAAAAAATaagataatatttataaattaatcattattttttatatttatattataataaaaagtGGAACTTCAATATGAGAATTTTATAATGAAATAAAATTTTACAAATTTCAATTCTTTTTTTGTCTATCCAAACATCGTTGATCTAGTTGAAATTGTAACTCAAAATCGAGATTAGCCGTGCCGATGCCCTATGCTACGTCGGCTGCTCTTTTCAGGCAGTGCACATTCAAGTCCACGTGCCTTGCCCACAACTGACCAACACGTGTCACTCTTGTAGGAAACTCTCGGGTTACCTTCGAAGGACGACATACGTATCGCCATTACCTAGACTGGATCCGATTATGTAACTCATTGCACTGCAGCCGTAGGATCTATTTTAACTCCAATCTATTCACTGATGTACTTACACGTGTCCTTAGCTCATCCTCTCTATAAATACCCATATTAGGACGCGAGCTTAAATCCAAAAATCAGAAAGATTTACTTTGACAGAAACAAACACAAATCATCCTTTTCGTTTCTTTTATTAGTATTAAATTAAATGATCCACAACTTAAACGGCTCGGGTCGCCGGGTTCTAACATTCCCGGCGACTGATACTCTCTCTGCATCTACTCTTGTACAGAGCCTTCTCTACCTCTCGCACGAAATCAGAAGCTTAAAGTCAAAGATTCCTTCAACCAACAAGCGAAATGCTTCCGAAATGTTCCGTTTGATTGAAAACGTTTCTATATTCCTGGAAGAAATTCAACTCGTGTCGTCGGCAGATCTTCCGGATTCGGGAATCCTCAGCCTGACCGACCTGAAACTTAGCTTCCAGAAAGTTCTCTACTTGTTGGAGGATTGCACACGTGACAGTGCCCGATTATGGATGGCAATGAGCTCAAGTCAGGTCGTTGATCGATTCCGGGTATTGACTCGGGCAATCGGAACTGATCTGGAGGTATTTCCTCTCGAATCGGGTCAATTATCCGACGAAGTCGAAGAACTGGTCGAGTTTGTCAAAATCCAGGCGCGTAAAGCGAGATTCGAAATCGAGCAGGATGATCAACGGGCCATGGATATTGTAAATCGGATATTTGGTCAGTTTAGAGATGGATCCGACCTGGATTTCACCCAAGTCAAATTCGTTTTGGATCATATCAGGGTCCGTACGTGGTTTGAATGCAACGAAGAGATCAAGTTTCTGGAAGGAGAAATCGAGTTGAAGTTGCTGAACAGAGAAAAAAATGCAAATGAGATAAGTTTTTTGACTAGCTTAATCGGATTTATGATTTATTGTCAATGTGTGATGTTTGACTACCAaactcaaagtcaacaaaaagtgaaAGCGTGTGAGGTTGAGGTGTTCAATGGTCTGGATTTGGACGATTTTAGATGTCCAATTTCGTTTGAGGTCATGAAAGATCCGGTGACATTATGTACAGGTCACACATATGATCGGAGCTCCATTTTAAAGTGGTTCCGATCCGGAAACTATACATGTCCTATTACAGGAAACAAGCTTACTAGCATTGAGCTGGTGCCCAATTTGGCATTGAAGCATATAATTCAACAGTGCTGTGCCAATGTACCAAAATCCAAAAAGGAAGCTATTCCATGGAGCTTGGAAGCCAAGGGAGCTCTCAAAATGGTTTCTCTATTTCTTGTTTCCAAGCTAGATTGTGGAACAAGACTAGAAAGAAACAAAGCAGCTTCTGAGATTCGGATCCTGACCAAGACAAGCGATTTTAGTAGATCTTGTCTGGTCGAATCTGGCGTTGTTCCACATTTGTTGGATCTGATGTTGTCATCATTGGATTCGTGTGCTCAAGAGAATGCCGTTGCTGGTTTATTGAACCTGTCCAAGGATTCCCGGAACAGATTCTTGATCGCCGAGCATGGAGGATTGGAGGTGATTGTATATGTATTGAAGAAGGGTTTAAAAGTTGAATCAAGGCATCATGCTGCTGCCACAATCTTTTACATGTCCTCCGTTGAGGATTACCGGAGACATATTGGCGAAAACCATAATTCCATTCAGGGTTTACTTAAACTTCTAAGAGAAGGAAACACTCGTGGTAAGAGGAATGCATTGGTTGCAATACTGGGGCTTCTGATGTATTGTGGGAATCATTCCAGAGTTCTCAGAGCAGGAATCGTTCCGCTATTAGTCGATCTCATGAAACCGTCCGACGGGGAAGAGCTCGCCACTGATTCCCTCGCAGTTTTAGCGAAATTGTCGGAGAATCCTGATGGGGCAAGCACGATTCTCCGCCATGGAGAATTGGATATAATTCTACAGATCCTGGAATCTTCCTCAATGGCAGGGAAAGAGTATTGTGTGTCTTTGTTGTTGGCTCTATGCATCAATGGTGGTGCACACATTGTTTCTCTTTTGGTCAAGAGCCCTTCATTAATGGGATCATTGTATTCCCTAATAAGTGAAGGTACGCCACGTGGAAGCAAGAAGGCTAGTGCTCTTATCAGCATCCTGCACGAATTCAATGAACGAAGGTCATCTGGCATAATGGATCCAGTTCCTAGAGATCATTCCATTCACGTTTGGTAACCCTAAATTTTTATCGGTTGCTTGCTGTTCTTCTAGTTAATTGCTATTGTTATTTTGCCATGTATTTGTAAATACACATCTGTGTTAATATTGTACCATACAGCCAACCACGACTTGGTCGAATGGTTAAGGCATCTGCCTCCCTTGAGGCTTTGAAGGTTCGATTCTCGTTTGGAACATATCTCAAACATATTGTAACATACAGATGTTAGCTCGGTTTTTGAAAGAGCAAATAGTTGGGAACATATCTCAAAAATATTGTACCATACAGATGTTAGCTCGGTTTTTGAAAGAGCTAATATCTAAATCGGCTTCTGCGGTTTTTACATATTGAAGCAATTGTACATTTTCCAGAATTGAATAAGAAAGATTGTTCAAAAAGTATTATTGATTACATTTTTctgtttaaaaatatgagatttgatGTGCCCTTTCTAATTTTTGTACGACTTGCTCCATTGATGGCCTTTGCTCCTTAATCCCTGTACAAGACAAAGCTAATTTGAAAACGAGATCAAATGCTTCTAACGAGTACTCTCCTTGAAGTTTGGGATCTGCAAATTCCGATAGGTTACCTTGTCTCGTAAGAAACCGTGCCATTTGGCTTAGATTCATTGGTCTATTGGAGTTCATATCGATAACTCGTCTAGCCGAGAGAAGTTGCAGCAATACCATTCCGAAACTGTAAACATCTGCTGAAGCATAAACACGACTGTCATTTCGATACTCAGGATCGACATAACCGAAAGTTCCTCTAACCTCTGAGACAACATGAGACTGATCCATGTCCATCACTTTTGACAAGCCGAAATCCGATAATTTCGCTTGAAACGAAGCATCGATGAGGATGTTTTGCGGCTTAATGTCACGGTGAACGATGCAGCCTTGTGGATAAGTGTGCAGAAACCAGAGACCTCTAGCGCTGTCGATTGCGATTTCGAGACGTTGGATCCATGAAAGAACTAGTCCTTCTTTACTTTTACTGTATAGCCATTGATAGAGGTTTCCATTATGGCAAAGCTCGTAAACAAGGAAGCATTCTTCTTTGTTGTTGTCCACGAAATTACTATAACCCAACAAAGTTACGAGATTTGGATGTCTGATATGTGAAACACTCTTAACTTCCCTCATGAATGTCTCTAGTTGCCCATCATTCACTATGTGCTTTACTGCAACATGCTCACCAGTTGATAGTGTGCCTCTATACACTTTTCCTGGTGTATACAAATATATAGTAGTATTTTGTAACAAAAATCAAACAGTTTCTTATAAAaagaagaaaaataatttttctttaaAGATACTTGCCGGCTATCCCTTGGCCGATGTAGTTCGATGTACTCAAATTGTCTGTTGCTAAAAGAATATCTTCGTTCGATATCTTCGGACAAGCATACTCCTCAGCAACGGAAAGTGAATAATCTAATGCTGTAAAGTGAAATAAGAAGTTGTGCAGTTATAAGTTTATTTTAACAGCAACGATTTGTCAATAATTGTTTCTTAACAAGCAGTTCATTCATAATAGTACCAGCCTTTTCTGGTGGGAGATTTCTCCTACTCTTCCTTCTTCTAAGCAATATCCATGCTGTGATTAATACGACTGCTACGATTCCTGCTATCCCTCCAATTAAGAAATACATGCCGATCGCTAGCAACGAATCATTAAGGAGGTTTCAGATGAAGCACATTGAACTGGATGAATATTTTGTTTTTGGTAAGGAATGGTGGAATAATTAAGGAGTGATTAACAATGCCATATATGAACCAAAATGACAAATTACTTTGGTAATATCTACTGATAACTAAGTTTCATGTTTTGGAATTTCTTCTCGTCAGGACACTTGGTGTCATATAATACATGGATTTGTCTAATTTTTAAGCTTGAGAGAGTTCAACATAATTAAAAAATTGAATAGAAGATTACAGTTTGTTACTACAAACCATATGTTTGATTGCCGGATGCATTTTGTCGGCTTGTAAACACAGGAATGAATCAACGAAAATGTAAAATTTTAACAGGAACCAACAAATCTGTAAATAAAAAAACATTATGGCCAAATGACCTATTATCCAAAGAAAAACTTGAAGGTTCCTTTGCCTTTTTTACAAAGTCTCATTTTGTTATTTTGTCTAGGAGCCTCCGAATTGGTTGCAAaaattacatgaaaacaaaaattgCATGAGCTTGCTTCTTCCTCACCTCGTCGAGATACCAGTCTCGACCTTCTTTATTTCAAAGATGAGCATCCTCCACATCTTGAGAACAAACATCTCAGCTTCTTCATCTAATATTGCTATCAGCTGCTCCAACATCTCCGATGCCTTCATATGCTCCCGAGTGCTATTAACAATGTAGTCTATCAGCGTTACTTCCTCCTCTCCCAAGAAGTCTGTAATCTTCTTTGTAATCCATGGTCTCATTCTCTCATGGAGTTCATGCTATAATAGTCAGAATCAACAAAAATAAACATGATTGCGAAGCTAGACAGAAGGCATCAAAGCTACACAGACTATGCATGATTCATTTGTTTTGAGCATTCATCAATGTTTTTCTAGACACTCCGTGAACATTTACTTATCAAAAAATTAATATTATGTAAAAGTAAACGAGAAATGAGGGGAATGAAGAACTGCATACCTTATCATACACATCCCAGTTTATCTCATACGAAAATAGCTCCTCCTTTGTCTTAGGGATCATATCAATCAATTGCTTCGCATATAAAAGCTTCTTGTTATCTGGAGTCTTAGCTTTATCTATGCCACGGTCTCGATCCTTGTGCCGGTCAGAAATCTTTTCTTTGTTCTCTTCTTTAATGCGTTTCTCGTCACTTCGGTCTCTGTCCCGATGGCTTGATGACCTATCATGAGAGTGTCTACTTCTTTCTCTTTCTCCATCAGGCTTTTCTTCTTTGACATTCACATTTGAGATGCGCTTTGCGAATTCTGCAGCAGCAGCCAGATTTGGTGGTGTTGCACCAGAGCCGGAAGGTTGCTGCACGGCCTGAAT
The DNA window shown above is from Rutidosis leptorrhynchoides isolate AG116_Rl617_1_P2 unplaced genomic scaffold, CSIRO_AGI_Rlap_v1 contig536, whole genome shotgun sequence and carries:
- the LOC139884324 gene encoding probable receptor-like protein kinase At5g18500, yielding MYFLIGGIAGIVAVVLITAWILLRRRKSRRNLPPEKAALDYSLSVAEEYACPKISNEDILLATDNLSTSNYIGQGIAGKVYRGTLSTGEHVAVKHIVNDGQLETFMREVKSVSHIRHPNLVTLLGYSNFVDNNKEECFLVYELCHNGNLYQWLYSKSKEGLVLSWIQRLEIAIDSARGLWFLHTYPQGCIVHRDIKPQNILIDASFQAKLSDFGLSKVMDMDQSHVVSEVRGTFGYVDPEYRNDSRVYASADVYSFGMVLLQLLSARRVIDMNSNRPMNLSQMARFLTRQGNLSEFADPKLQGEYSLEAFDLVFKLALSCTGIKEQRPSMEQVVQKLERAHQISYF
- the LOC139884323 gene encoding U-box domain-containing protein 18-like codes for the protein MIHNLNGSGRRVLTFPATDTLSASTLVQSLLYLSHEIRSLKSKIPSTNKRNASEMFRLIENVSIFLEEIQLVSSADLPDSGILSLTDLKLSFQKVLYLLEDCTRDSARLWMAMSSSQVVDRFRVLTRAIGTDLEVFPLESGQLSDEVEELVEFVKIQARKARFEIEQDDQRAMDIVNRIFGQFRDGSDLDFTQVKFVLDHIRVRTWFECNEEIKFLEGEIELKLLNREKNANEISFLTSLIGFMIYCQCVMFDYQTQSQQKVKACEVEVFNGLDLDDFRCPISFEVMKDPVTLCTGHTYDRSSILKWFRSGNYTCPITGNKLTSIELVPNLALKHIIQQCCANVPKSKKEAIPWSLEAKGALKMVSLFLVSKLDCGTRLERNKAASEIRILTKTSDFSRSCLVESGVVPHLLDLMLSSLDSCAQENAVAGLLNLSKDSRNRFLIAEHGGLEVIVYVLKKGLKVESRHHAAATIFYMSSVEDYRRHIGENHNSIQGLLKLLREGNTRGKRNALVAILGLLMYCGNHSRVLRAGIVPLLVDLMKPSDGEELATDSLAVLAKLSENPDGASTILRHGELDIILQILESSSMAGKEYCVSLLLALCINGGAHIVSLLVKSPSLMGSLYSLISEGTPRGSKKASALISILHEFNERRSSGIMDPVPRDHSIHVCQPRLGRMVKASASLEALKMLARFLKELISKSASAVFTY